The window cgggtgtacacatgttccccatcctgaacccccctcccacctccctccctgtaccatccctctgggtcatcccagtgcaccagccccaagcatcctgtatcctgtatcgaacctggactggcgattcgtttcttatatgatattatacatgtttcagtgccattctcccaaatcatcccaccctctccctctcccacagagtccaaaagactgttctatacatctgtgtctcttttgttctcttgcatacagggttatcattaccgtctttctaaattccatatatatgcgttagtatactgtattggtgtttttctttctggtattagttttttattttctttttggcagaTGAGGGGATAGGCATATACCTTCCAGTGTTATGtctcttctcattctttcttctaATCTTATCCTTTGATCTACTTCTCCCTTTTTCTCAACTTAACATCtcattagtttttttctttcctgtttctctctgtctGGACTGAGAGATGAGTTGAAGAGTTTTCTAAAGCAGGGAGACAAAAGATGAGTGGAGATAGATGCAGGTAAAAAgtcagggaggagaagggatataGAGTCACTTTTTCCTCAAAAGGTGACTTGCTTTATTATGTCATTTCTAGGGATATAAATGAAGCCACTACCCAAACATCCAGAGAAAGGAATGATGTTATGGTGTAAGAAATGAGCATGTGAGATGCCAGAATAATTTCTTGAATTGTTTTGCATAATACAattagtcattcaacaaatatgtgctAAGAACAAAATATATGCCAGGTATTGTCCTAAGAGCCACAGATCCCACCATGAGCAAAAGTGGCATCAGGGAATACAGGTTCTAGTTGGGAAATTAAGAGTGTCCCAAACACATGTGAATTAAATGTAGCATGCTAGATGGTGTTTAATGCAATGAGAAACATAAGGCAGGgaaacaaagagaaggaaaaaagaatttcaacTCTAAATAGATGTGGAAGAAGGTCTGGCTAAGACGGTGAAGAGCATATAAGGGAACAAGGTGGAGTATATCTGGAAAGAACTTTTTGTGAGGAGGTAAAAGGAAGCCTTGCATCCACTTACTCTGTGGATGTGTCTATAAGATGTGTCCACTtactctgtgctgctgctgctgctgctaagtcgcttcagtcatgtaggactctgtgcagccccatagacggcagcccactaggctcctctgtccctgggattttccaggcaagaatactggagtgggttgccatttccttctccaatgcatgaaagtgcaaagtgaaagtgaagttgctcagttgtgcccaactcttagtgaccccatggactgcaatgtgTCTATAAGaaggtggaggaataggatggggagaccactttctcccctacaaattcataaaaaaatcatttgaatgctgagcagaggacaccaggcacccagaaaggcagcccattctcttagaaagaaggtaggacaaaatataaaagacaaaaagagagagaaaagagttagggatggagacctgtcctggggaggagTTGTCAAGGAGAAGTTTAcacacagtaggaaaccctctcacaggtggGTTTGTGGGAAGTTTTGGAATCTCATAAGGCAACATAATTGAGgggaaaaacacacatacacacacagaatacaCGCCAAACTGCAACTGCGGAAAAGAGAACTTTCCCACAAAAGGCTCTAACCCAACAACCTAACGCACAGCCTGGCCTGTTCACAGGACAAAGAATTGagcgaataccaaaggagagccaGCTGGCTGCATACCAGCCCCTCCCCACTTGGAGGCAGAGGCAGGCTTGTGACAACCAGAACCAGAATGCAAGGAGCTGCTCCAgtctcagccccagagatggcatattccaccaaactgtgagcaggctcccagttgctaaccatgtcTCCTGAGATCctcagtggctacaggactggaaaaggtcagttttcatttcaatctgaaaaaaaggcaatgccaaataatgtccaaactactgcacaattgcactcatctcacacactagcaaactaatactcaaatttctccaagtcaggcttcaacagtacgtgaactgtgaactttcagatgttcaacctggatttagaaaaggcagagaaaccagagatcagattgccaacacccattggatcatcagaaaagcaagagaattgcagaaaaacatcgacttctgctttattgactatgccaaagcctttgactgtgtggatcacaacaaacaactgtgcaaaattcttaaagagatgagaatactagaccacctgacctgcctcctgagaaatctgtatgcagatcaagaagcaatagttaaaaatgtacatggatcaacagactggttccaaattaggaaaggagtatgtcaaggctgtatattgtcaccctgcttatttaatgtttatgaagagtacatcatgtgaaatgctgggctggatgaagcacaagctggaatcaagattgctgggagaaatatcaataacctcagatatgcagatgacaccacctttatggcagaaagtgaagaactaaagagcctcttcatacaagtgaaagaggagagtgaaaaagttggcttaaaactcagcattcagaagactaagatcatgacatctggtctcatcacttcatggcaaatagatggggaaagaatggaaacagtgacagactttattttggggggctccaaaatcactgcagatggtgactgcagccatgaaatttaaagacacttgctccttggaaggaaatctgtgaccaacctagacagcatattaaaaagcagagacattactttaccacaaaagcccatctagtcaaagctatggtttttccagtagtcatgtatggatgtgaaagttggactgtgaagaaagctgagcaccaaagaattgatgcttttgaactgtggtgttggagaagactcttgagagttccttggactgcaaggagatccaaccagtccatcctaaaggaaatcagtcctgaatattcattggaaggactgatgctgaagctgaaactccaatactttggccacctgatgtgaagagctgactcagtagaaaagaccctgatgatgggaaagattgaaggaagaagaggagaaggtgatgacagatgatgagatggttggatggcatcaccgatgtgatggacatgagtttgagtaggctccaggagttggtaatggacagggaagcctggcgtgctgcagtctgtggggttgcaaagagtcggacatgactgagtgactgaactgaactgaactctgcggTAGAAACAGAAGGGAGGCCAGTGAAACGTCAGCAgagggaattccatggagagcAGAATGAAAGGTTTGGGTAGTGGAGGGGCCTAGCCATATGAAAATCTTGCTTCATTCTTCAagcattttgtcttttattcttaGGGAGATGTCTTCACCCCAGTGCTATAGACACCAGTGGCAAATAGACAGAATCGGGACAAGGAAGGAATGGGAGGGCAAGTCAAGTTAGAGGCTTCCATTTCCACTGTAGGGGAGCAGTGACGATGATGTGTCCAGGTGGGACAGGCAGGAGTGAGAAATGGTCTGGCATGGGCATATTTTGGAAGAAGAGCCAGGAGTTTCTGATGTTGGGATGTGTGTGAAAGGAGGAGAGGAGTTAAGGATACACTGTGTGTTTTTCCTAGGCAACTGAACAGATCTTCCATGAACTGATCTGGGAAGAGTGTTTCTCCAGGGGAGACCAAGGGCTCAGGTTGACCACTTTAGGCAGGATGAACCCATTGGATTTTGAAGAAAGATGTCGAGTTCACAGTCGATATGAGAATCAGAGTTCAAGGGAGTCCTCCAGGATAGAGAGATAAATGTCATTAATCAACTATATAGTATtgtattgggggcaggaagaagaggTGTTTGGTGGTGCATCTTGTTGAAGGTACATGTAGCTAAGTGTCTCTGCTCTCTGTGGGTAGAGCTGAGCATCCTCAGCACAGGACTTCAGCTACAAAGTCTGGGTGGGAGCTGTGGGGCGGGGGGCAAGGCGGGTTGGGGAGGGGGCATGACTTTTCAGTTTGTTGGTTAAGCTTGATATAGCCAAGACCAACTAAAGGCTGTTGAAACAGCAATTCGTTCCTGTAGAATCCTCCCCCACACCACAAAACATGCTCAAGAGTAGTCAATCaaataatttctttgcttttcttctgcttttaaaaaatatctatttatttggctgtgttgggttttaGTTGCTGCACACAGAATCtcccttgcagcatgtgggattttgcAGCACGGGCTTCcctctagctgtggcacatgggtgcacaggcttcgagcacagactcagtagttgtggcatgtgggctttctagttgtggtgcatgggctccggTGTGCATGGTTCTGCAGTTGTGGAATGCAGATTTGCCCCATGTcagtgggatcttagatccccaactagggatcaaacttgtgtcccctgaattggaaggcagatATTTAAccactatgccaccagggaattccctcttctgttttttctctataaaattctttttactgATTCCTATCGATGGAGCACTCCTAACTACTTCTGGTTTGGCACTGCCCTATTGGAATTGattttttgctcaaataaactcttaaaaattttagTATGCCACAGTTtatcttttagaaaaatatgtgAATATATTATAACTTATAGTTAAGTTCCTGGATGCTATTGTTGGCAAGGGCATGTCTTCTTGGGCATGAGTCACACATGCTTCCTCCTCtatggacacagcttagcaacctGCTTCCCTGGTCATGGATCTGAGCAGGTCCATCTTAGTTTAGGAAATCATACTGGGTCTTTGCACAAAGAGCACATCCCATGACGTCTTCTTGGTTTGTCTTTATAATGAGGTAAGGTAGATGGATATACCCTTCATAAATGTCTCCTAGAGGTGACTATCGTGCATTTGCAGAAAGCATACTTGTCATTTGTAAATATCTGAATGTATAAATTATGTTATCATTCACTCTTCCTCAGAGAAAGGTATCCAGTAGTGAACACCTAGTACATTCAGATCATTCATTGCATATTCTGAATACAGTGGTAACACAAGGGGGGAAAGTAGAGGGCAGCTGTAAAAAgcaagcatgcatgctaagttgcttcagtcgtgttcaactatttgtgaccccatggactgtagccagtggctcctctgtccatgggattattcaggcaagaatactggtgtgggttgctagATCTTCcggacccggggatcgaacctgcgtcttctgtcctacattgacaggtgggttctttaccactagcaccacctgggagcccaAAAAGCAAGCATCTCCATTAAAGGGAAATCAACAGCACCTGGAGAGTGATTCAATCTGAAGCCCTTTGGGCATCCAGCATGGGTTATTTTGCGCTTGAGTAATTGGGATGGTAGgtgtcattttaaagaaatatgaaaaaaaagacaagatattACCTTTCTGGGGTATGTACATAAAAATTAATGCttagttgttttctgtttcttgtttgtcAGCAAGAACTGTAATTTTGCATAAATTCTGTAGGGAATTGAAAGTTTGGCTCTAAGGCTAGGTCTGGGTCTTGGGAAGGGTATCTGAGAGCCAGTGAAGATTTTGTTGTCATTTGGTAAGACAGGCAGGCAGATGAATTCTCTGGTTTCTCTACCTCAGCCTCATGATCATCATTGCCCTCTGCCCAGGTCTTTACCTGAGTTTCACAGGCTGAGAactgtaatttaattttcatctaGGTATAGGGAATtctgggcttccgaggtggtTCAGTAGAAAAGAATTCATCTGctaatgctggagacttgggttccatccctgggttgggaagatcccctggagaaggaaatggctacccattccagtattcttggctgggaaatcccatggacaaaggagccttgtgggctacaatccatggagtcacaagagtaggacacgacttagttactaaacaacaaTCACCATAGGGAATTCTATTTATGTTTATACTAACCAACTCATAAGACAGGAACTTAACTATGTTATCATATATTGCTAAATTGCACCTATTTTGCTAaaagtttctctggtggctcagatcataaagaatctgcctgcaatgtgggagatgtgggtttgatccctgggtcaggaagatcccctggagaagggaatgtctacccactccagtattcttgcctgaagaattccatggatagaagggGCTGGAAGGCTACAGACtgtgaggtcataaagagtcagacaatttATTTGAGCAAAAGTCAATTCAAatcaggcaatgccaaagcagaAGTGGTGCGGCATGCTCTGTGGACAGGAACCAGCAGAAAGACTTATAGtgtaaaagcagaagaaaagcaaagaaatataatTGGCTGTACTTAAACATTTGGCTTATTGGAAAAGCCTAGTTACTGTTTGTGTTTGGTTGTCCTTAGGTATTGATTTCTTAACCTCAAAATATTTAGAAGCTtagatttttgtttgcttcataGACTACTAAGGCTACTCAGTCTAATGGCCTCCCTGCCTTATTAGTTTAATAATGATGAGAGCTATATTTGACAGGAAACTAGTACTGCTTTTGAgcaaaaaaatcttcaaattttaaaagtccaTATTATGGATCAGAAGGCTATAGAATGAGCCAAGAATTAGAGAAAAAGGGAATTGGAAGCTCATAACTAAGAATTTCTTCAAGACAAGGTAACTTGCCCTTCTAAGAATATTTTTGCACAAGAACAGTGTGATGTGATATAAACTTTCCAGAACTTATATTATAAAGGCCCATTCTTAAGTCTTGGTTCCACATTTTCTAACCTTGCAACTTCTGGCAATCCAGCCAACTCTTCAgaatctcaattttctcatctataaaagagGGTCTATCTAAAAACACCACTCTACCTTCATTGCAGGATCACTGTGAGAGCAAATGAAACATGAATGTGAGCACTGCGGGGTGCAACaggtgaatttatttttatggattGTGTATTGCCTGACAGTAGAACCAGGCAGAGAGACCTCTTCTCATCCGATGAGAGATAGACAAACTTAACATCCTTGATTCTTTATTCTCTAGGCAAATTACAAATCACCATATTTCTTAATGATAAGATCACTTGTTAAAATTAATGAGCCCAGTCTATTTATATCAACAGTCAAAGTTTGAGGTGGAATGTGAATGGTTATGATACACAACCTCTAAGATGGTCTCAATGATATTCAGACCCTGTGTGTCGCTCTCCCAGTAACTGGGGGCTGGATTTAATGACTCACTAATAATGAACAGAATTCAGCAGAGCTCATGGGATGTCACTTCCAATATTTGGTTATAAAACTATGGCTTCTATCTAGGGTGCTTGTGCTCTCACTCTCTCTTGCACCACTCACCCTGGAAGAAGTCAACTGCCATGCTGTGAAGCAGCCCTGTGAAAAGGGAGCAAGGCCTGACACAGCCACGTGAGTGACCTTGGAGTAGAACCTCCTCCACACATGTCTTGAGAAGACTGCAGCCTGGCTGACTGTTTCAGGGTAACCTCATGTGAAATCTTTTATGTCAGCGACAACTAAGTTGCACCCTCATTTCTggcccacagaaactgtgaaattATCATTGTTTTCCCTGTATTATTTCAAGTTGTAAATTTGGAGTTATTTGCTTCATGGCACTATACAGTCAAtacaaatttaaagagaaaattctgtACTGCTTTGCTACTGGTAGAGCCATGAAAATGTCTGCCTTGAATGTACAACCCTGGATGGACAAAGCAACAGGTGATATTTGAAGGTGactgataacctagaggggtgggatgggtgggcagtgggaaggaggttcaagagggagggaaaaaaatatatatgtatagctggtTCATGCTGAtgttatcctccagttaaaaataaatatattttttaaaaagaaggtggCTGATGAGAGAGAAGAGGGTGAAATCTAAAAGCTGGAAATGACTTTGAAAACGAAGACAAGGTTATCCTGGTGAGAACATAAGGACAGCAAATTTGTGGTCAGAATATTATAATGCTTTTCATTCAGTTGcttataatcatttattttattttccttgggtTCAGATATTGTCATTATCATCAAGGCAGtgtcaatattgtaaagttaaaaaataaaataaatttaaaaagcaaacaaacaaagagGCAgcggggaaaataaataaatatgcacaatttttatttcttgatttcaaATTTGTCAGTGTAAAATCAGGCCATGTCTCTGGTTCCCTTCCATAtaacatatttagaaaaaaaaaatcctgtccaAAATCAAGAGAAATCCAGTTTTCTTTGATGTgttccaaataaattaattagaaacTTCATCAGACTGTGAGTAAATGGTTCAATCCATGTGGAAGAcattaattataaagattttaCAAGAAAGCTCTTGGATTTCTACTTAGGATAACTGAGGGTATTAGTTTGAATTTTTATCAGCCAAGTTTTATTGAGTCCCTGATCCTggggttattttaaaaatctcactgCAACTGAAGACcacactgtttgtttttttttttttaattgaaatatagttgctgtacaatattatataaattacagatatacaatataatttacaatttttaaagattatttccatttgtagttattataaaatattggctatattttcaTGTtgcacaatatatccttgtagtttattttacaCCTATAGTTTGTACTTCTCCCTTTCctacccctatattgcccctcctaccctctctctccccaccagtaaccactagtttattctctatatctaAGACCTCATTGTTCTTTTGAGGTTTGGGCACCAATCATTTATTTTCCCCATTGGTCTTATGACTTTTCTGCCAATAAAGATATGTCAGTCAATTCAATAATTTTTGTCCATGTTCTCAGGTGACCAGGAGCATCAGCTGAGCCATGGAGATATGGTTGAATCAATCATCTTCAGATGACTTTGTCCTCTTGGGCATCTTTTCCCACAGTTCCACTGACCTTGTTCTTTTCTCAGCAGTCATGATGGTCTTCATAGTGGCCCTCTGTGGGAATGTCCTCCTCATCTTCCTCATCTTCATGGATCCTCAACTTCATacacccatgtacttcttccttagTCAGCTCTCCTTCATGGATCTCATGTTGGTTTGTACCAATGTGCCCAAGATGGCGGCCAACTTCCTGTCTGGCAGGAAGTCCATCTCCTTTGTGGGTTGTGGCATGCAAATTGGCCTTTTTGTCTGTCTTGTGGGTTCTGAAGGGCTCTTGCTAGGACTCATGGCTTATGATCGGTATGTGGCCATTAGCCACCCACTTCACTATCCCATCCTCATGAGTCAGAGGGTCTGTCTCCAAATTGTTGGGAGCTCTTGGGTCTTTGGGATAACAGATGGTTTGATCCAGATGGTGGTAGTAATGACATTTCCATACTGTGGCTTGAGGGAGGTGGACCACTTCTTTTGTGAGATGTTATCCTTGTTAAAGCTGGCCTGTATAGACACATCCATTTTTGAGAATGTGATATTTGCTTGCTGTGTCTTCATgctgtttcttcctttctctatcaTTGTGGCCTCCTATGCTCGTATCCTGAGAACTGTGCTCCACATGCATTCTGCTCAGGCTGTCAGAAAGGCTCTTGCCACATGTTCCTCCCACCTGACAGCTGTGTTCCTCTTCTATGGGGCAGCCATGTTCATCTACCTGAGACCTAAGCGCTACCGGGCCCCAAGCCATGACAAGGTGGTCTCTGTCTTCTACACAGTCCTTACTCCTATGCTGAACCCCCTCATTTATAGCTTAAGAAATCGGGAGGTGATGGGAGCCCTGAGAAAAGGGCTGGACCATTGCAGGATTGTCAACCAGCACTGAAGAGTTAGGGTATTTTGTGCCTGACTCTGCCACTCCTGGCTTTGTGATGTTACATAATTTTCTATCTgagtcttggttttctcattAATAATGAGGCTCATGACCCTGAAGTTTTATGGAGGTGTCTTTTAAACTCCAAAGTAATACTTTCTATCTCTGGTAAAACACCAGCTTCCCTCCTCTCAATCTttttggattaatttttttttttttttgagaatacaTTGAAATGAAGTGCAGAACTTTGTAAGCTCAAGTACTGTGTATAAGTAGGCTCTAGGATTGCTATCACTTAGTATTTAAAACTGGATTTACTTCTACAGTCAGAGAATGCCTCAAGCTGCACtccttaactgttttttttttaatttattgaagcatagttgatttacaaagttgtgtcaatttctgctgta is drawn from Bos mutus isolate GX-2022 chromosome 7, NWIPB_WYAK_1.1, whole genome shotgun sequence and contains these coding sequences:
- the LOC102285318 gene encoding olfactory receptor 2V2, giving the protein MEIWLNQSSSDDFVLLGIFSHSSTDLVLFSAVMMVFIVALCGNVLLIFLIFMDPQLHTPMYFFLSQLSFMDLMLVCTNVPKMAANFLSGRKSISFVGCGMQIGLFVCLVGSEGLLLGLMAYDRYVAISHPLHYPILMSQRVCLQIVGSSWVFGITDGLIQMVVVMTFPYCGLREVDHFFCEMLSLLKLACIDTSIFENVIFACCVFMLFLPFSIIVASYARILRTVLHMHSAQAVRKALATCSSHLTAVFLFYGAAMFIYLRPKRYRAPSHDKVVSVFYTVLTPMLNPLIYSLRNREVMGALRKGLDHCRIVNQH